The Pseudomonas fluorescens genome includes a window with the following:
- a CDS encoding MBL fold metallo-hydrolase: MKLFWGRLLMAVVGIALLGIVGAFAYLQQPVFGDLPSGERLTRIEHSPNHADGVFRNQIDTPMKTTDQSEISMWMQTLFGQEGQPRPPSPIPAVKTDLKALDPTQDIVVWLGHSSYFVQLGGQRILIDPVFSTYAAPIPGVNKAFEGTSLYTADDIPEIDALLISHDHYDHLDYPTVLALQPKVRKVIVGLGVGAHFERWGYDMGVVREADWNEVIALTPNVRVHVTTARHYSGRTFTRDQSLWVGFALVSPEQRLFFSGDSGYGPHFAEIGQRMGPFDYVAIDAGQYDPRWANVHMNPEQAAQAAKDLHARVLMQTHVGRFSIAPHDWDDPFKRMQVASQGQTFALWTPEIGRTVYLDGRAQSFTAWWEDDVVKTPPQLAAGAREE; the protein is encoded by the coding sequence ATGAAATTATTCTGGGGTCGTCTTCTCATGGCCGTTGTCGGTATCGCTCTGCTAGGCATCGTTGGCGCCTTCGCCTATTTACAGCAGCCGGTCTTCGGCGACCTGCCCAGCGGCGAGCGGCTGACGCGCATCGAACATTCGCCCAATCATGCCGACGGAGTGTTCCGCAACCAGATCGACACGCCCATGAAGACCACGGACCAATCCGAGATATCGATGTGGATGCAGACCCTTTTCGGGCAAGAGGGGCAGCCTCGACCGCCAAGCCCGATTCCCGCCGTCAAGACCGACCTCAAAGCACTCGACCCTACACAGGATATAGTCGTTTGGCTGGGCCATTCCTCCTACTTCGTGCAACTGGGCGGACAACGCATCCTGATCGATCCGGTGTTCAGCACTTACGCCGCGCCGATCCCCGGAGTGAACAAGGCATTCGAGGGCACCAGCCTCTACACGGCCGATGACATACCCGAGATCGACGCTTTGTTGATCAGCCACGATCATTACGATCACTTGGACTATCCAACCGTTCTGGCGCTTCAGCCCAAAGTCAGAAAGGTTATCGTGGGGTTGGGTGTAGGCGCGCATTTTGAGCGCTGGGGCTACGACATGGGAGTCGTACGCGAAGCCGACTGGAACGAAGTCATCGCGCTGACACCGAACGTCAGAGTCCACGTCACCACAGCTCGACACTACTCTGGACGCACCTTTACCCGCGATCAGTCGCTGTGGGTCGGCTTTGCACTTGTGTCTCCTGAGCAGCGGTTGTTCTTCAGTGGCGACTCGGGTTATGGCCCGCACTTTGCCGAGATCGGCCAGCGAATGGGGCCGTTCGACTATGTCGCCATTGATGCCGGTCAGTACGATCCGCGCTGGGCGAATGTCCACATGAATCCGGAACAGGCCGCGCAGGCAGCCAAGGACCTGCACGCCCGAGTGCTGATGCAGACGCATGTGGGCCGCTTCTCCATCGCCCCTCACGATTGGGATGATCCGTTCAAGCGCATGCAAGTCGCCAGTCAGGGGCAAACCTTCGCGCTGTGGACGCCCGAAATCGGCCGAACGGTCTACCTTGACGGCCGTGCGCAGTCGTTCACGGCATGGTGGGAAGACGACGTGGTGAAGACTCCGCCTCAGCTCGCGGCTGGAGCCAGGGAGGAGTAA
- a CDS encoding LysR family transcriptional regulator — translation MQLTRANFGDFIYFLAVARHSSFSRAGVEVGISASALSHAIKGLEARLGVRLLNRTTRSVTLTAAGEELLALISEPVDKIDQAIELLNKFRDEPTGRIRLNVFSDAALLLLAPVLSTFAHRYPDIEVEVSTTNSMVDIVEGGFDAGIRYGATVPEGMIAQSLSPPVRWVVVGTPDYLDRCGMPLHPEDLKQHSCLRFRLGNGRMYNWEFEKEGEKLEIPVSGNVVLDETRMMLAMVTQGAGLTYCAEPIVAPLVAEGTLQVVLEDWVSVGPGFHIYYSSYRQVPITLRLLIDLIRELHPLG, via the coding sequence ATGCAGCTGACTCGTGCCAACTTTGGCGATTTTATCTACTTTTTAGCCGTCGCCCGCCATTCCAGCTTCAGTCGTGCGGGTGTTGAGGTGGGGATAAGTGCGTCTGCGCTGAGCCACGCTATCAAGGGGCTGGAGGCGAGATTGGGGGTTCGTTTGCTCAATCGCACGACCCGCAGCGTCACCCTGACGGCAGCCGGTGAAGAACTGCTGGCACTGATAAGCGAACCTGTCGACAAAATCGACCAGGCCATTGAGCTGTTGAATAAGTTCCGTGATGAGCCCACGGGTCGTATACGGCTGAATGTTTTCAGCGACGCGGCGCTTCTTTTGTTGGCACCCGTTTTATCGACATTTGCCCATCGTTATCCCGATATCGAAGTGGAAGTCTCAACCACCAACAGTATGGTCGACATTGTTGAAGGAGGCTTCGACGCTGGGATCAGGTATGGCGCTACCGTACCTGAAGGCATGATTGCCCAAAGCCTCTCCCCCCCTGTTCGATGGGTCGTGGTAGGAACCCCCGATTACCTCGACCGATGTGGCATGCCTCTGCACCCAGAGGATTTGAAACAGCACAGTTGTTTAAGGTTTCGGCTAGGCAACGGTCGGATGTACAACTGGGAGTTTGAGAAAGAGGGTGAAAAATTAGAGATCCCAGTGTCCGGTAATGTCGTGTTGGATGAGACGCGGATGATGCTCGCCATGGTCACCCAGGGCGCTGGGCTGACTTATTGTGCCGAACCCATTGTCGCGCCGCTTGTAGCGGAAGGAACTTTACAAGTGGTTTTGGAGGATTGGGTCAGTGTTGGTCCAGGCTTCCATATCTATTACTCAAGCTACCGGCAGGTGCCGATCACGCTGCGTTTGCTGATCGACTTGATCAGAGAGTTGCACCCGCTTGGATAG
- a CDS encoding cyclophilin-like fold protein, whose product MKIRIDVSGGPVTATLDNNDSSIDFVKQLPMKLTLDDYASTEKISVLPEPLSTQGAPAGFTPSAGDIAFYVPWGNLAIFYKGFKYSSGLIKLGRVDSGLDILARPGPLEVKITLVDE is encoded by the coding sequence ATGAAAATACGCATCGATGTTTCAGGCGGCCCGGTTACGGCAACGCTCGACAACAACGATTCCTCCATAGATTTCGTTAAGCAGCTGCCGATGAAACTGACACTGGACGACTACGCCTCGACCGAGAAGATCAGCGTCCTGCCCGAGCCATTATCGACACAGGGCGCGCCAGCTGGCTTCACGCCTTCGGCGGGTGACATTGCCTTCTATGTGCCATGGGGAAATCTCGCCATTTTTTATAAAGGCTTCAAGTATTCGAGCGGCCTTATCAAACTCGGCAGAGTTGATTCCGGTCTGGACATACTCGCGCGCCCAGGCCCCCTCGAAGTGAAGATCACATTGGTCGATGAGTGA
- a CDS encoding SDR family NAD(P)-dependent oxidoreductase has translation MDRRDFLIRGAGLGSALVAGSLLEAAASWAETPANSRRKAPASSAQRDNNTGGKARVFITGSADGLGHATAKTLLAQGHDVVVHVRSPARLSAVQELVDQGAIATVGDLGDLEQVRDLARQVNAIGAMDAIVHNAGILSGAQLLVVNVVAPYMLTALIQRPKRLIYLSSSMHRGGRASLTGLDWSGSTPTGSYSDSKLFVTALAAAVARLYPDVLSNAVDPGWVPTKMGGPNAPDDLRLGHLTQEWLATSNDPEALTSGGYWHHQRREQPHSAVQDSRFQDLLLAELTRASGTNLS, from the coding sequence ATGGATCGTAGAGACTTTCTCATCAGAGGCGCCGGACTGGGTTCGGCGTTGGTCGCAGGCTCCCTTCTGGAAGCAGCGGCATCCTGGGCAGAGACCCCAGCCAATTCCCGAAGGAAAGCTCCCGCGTCCAGCGCACAACGGGACAACAATACAGGCGGCAAAGCCCGCGTATTCATTACCGGCTCGGCAGATGGACTGGGCCATGCCACCGCCAAGACTCTGCTTGCCCAAGGCCACGATGTTGTCGTGCATGTGCGCTCACCTGCTCGGTTGTCTGCCGTGCAAGAACTCGTGGACCAGGGCGCCATCGCGACAGTCGGGGACTTGGGCGATCTTGAACAGGTTCGCGATCTTGCCCGTCAGGTCAATGCCATCGGCGCGATGGATGCCATTGTTCACAACGCAGGCATCCTTAGCGGGGCGCAACTGCTAGTCGTCAACGTCGTCGCCCCCTATATGCTGACGGCCCTGATTCAGCGCCCCAAGCGTCTGATCTACCTGAGCAGCAGCATGCATAGGGGGGGACGAGCCAGCCTGACGGGATTGGACTGGTCGGGCAGCACCCCCACAGGCAGCTATTCGGACAGCAAACTCTTTGTAACCGCACTCGCAGCAGCCGTTGCGCGGTTGTACCCCGATGTCCTCAGTAATGCGGTCGATCCGGGCTGGGTCCCAACGAAGATGGGAGGTCCCAACGCACCTGACGACCTGCGCCTGGGACACCTGACCCAGGAATGGCTTGCCACCAGCAATGACCCTGAGGCACTCACCAGCGGCGGCTATTGGCACCATCAGCGACGCGAACAGCCGCATTCCGCGGTCCAAGACTCCCGATTCCAAGACTTGCTGCTGGCTGAACTCACGCGCGCCAGCGGCACGAACCTGTCGTGA
- a CDS encoding LysR family transcriptional regulator, giving the protein MVRRNLNDLLSFVTIAREGSFTRAASVLGVTQSALSQAMSGLEARLEIRLLTRTTRSVSPTVAGERLLKAIGHRFDEIEAELDELTEMRDKPAGTVRITCGEHILRAHLLPKLTPLLLDYPDIKIEFDINYGFRDIVADRFDAGVRLGDTIDKDMVAVPIGPQLRMAAAASPKYFERHPTPKKPRDLLKHSCINQRMQTAGGLYVWEFERRGQPLNVRVDGQLVFNTSPSMVDAALAGLGIAYLPEEEFAPHLENGRLVRVLEDWCAPFPGYHLYYPSRRQPSRAFTLVMNALRV; this is encoded by the coding sequence ATGGTCAGACGTAACCTCAATGATCTCTTATCGTTCGTAACGATCGCCCGTGAAGGCAGCTTCACTCGGGCTGCTTCCGTACTAGGGGTGACTCAATCTGCCCTCAGCCAGGCAATGAGTGGGTTAGAGGCCAGGCTGGAGATTCGCTTGCTTACACGAACCACGCGTAGCGTATCACCTACGGTAGCTGGCGAGCGTTTACTAAAAGCCATTGGTCATCGCTTTGACGAAATCGAGGCAGAACTCGACGAGCTGACTGAGATGCGTGATAAGCCTGCCGGCACCGTGCGTATTACCTGTGGTGAGCACATTCTTCGGGCACATTTGCTTCCCAAGCTCACGCCGCTTTTGCTCGATTATCCGGATATCAAGATAGAGTTCGATATCAATTATGGTTTTCGAGACATCGTCGCCGACCGTTTCGATGCAGGCGTTCGTTTGGGCGATACCATCGACAAGGATATGGTTGCGGTACCCATCGGTCCTCAACTGCGCATGGCCGCTGCGGCCTCCCCGAAGTATTTCGAAAGGCATCCAACGCCCAAAAAACCACGTGACCTGCTAAAGCACAGTTGTATCAATCAGCGTATGCAAACAGCAGGGGGGTTGTACGTTTGGGAGTTTGAACGTCGCGGTCAACCGTTGAATGTACGGGTGGATGGCCAACTCGTTTTCAACACCTCTCCCAGCATGGTGGATGCGGCTTTGGCTGGCTTAGGCATCGCCTATCTTCCTGAAGAAGAATTCGCACCGCATCTGGAAAATGGCCGCCTGGTTCGTGTGTTGGAGGATTGGTGTGCTCCATTCCCGGGTTACCATTTGTATTACCCAAGTCGCAGGCAGCCATCGCGGGCTTTCACGCTCGTCATGAATGCACTGCGTGTGTAA